One Etheostoma cragini isolate CJK2018 chromosome 18, CSU_Ecrag_1.0, whole genome shotgun sequence DNA window includes the following coding sequences:
- the LOC117961161 gene encoding leukotriene B4 receptor 1-like, whose protein sequence is MEQLNSTFVISNISSPGHPSPASWDSRSLAPAVVLSLCFLLGVPGNIAVIILRPNWQQMSRLSQILMLNLAISDLICLLPLPLWIYTLLYSWKLGLVACKLLVYLTYCCLYGSLMTVTALSVQRYLKVVYLWKYFHPVGLKRLLVLLWLVAMILSIPALVHRQLTPDQNWTHCESSYSSPAQQEAVLLTETLMGFLCCFVMAFSYIGLQRKVNQAAFFNNPQTTQLITSIIVSFFVLWMPNHITNVLGVAAISLKDKGLLKFYMDSSNIAGALVFVNSCLNPLLYAFAFRSKCTVCQKGEH, encoded by the coding sequence ATGGAACAACTCAACTCCACTTTTGTCATTTCTAACATCTCTTCTCCTGGACATCCATCTCCTGCCTCCTGGGACTCTAGGAGTCTGGCCCCCGCAGTGGTGCTGTCACTCTGTTTCCTGCTGGGAGTTCCTGGAAACATCGCTGTGATCATCCTCAGACCAAACTGGCAGCAGATGTCCAGATTAAGCCAGATTCTGATGCTGAATTTGGCCATATCTGACCTGATCTGCCTGCTCCCACTGCCCCTGTGGATTTACACTTTATTGTACAGTTGGAAACTGGGACTTGTGGCATGTAAGCTCCTAGTATATTTGACATACTGCTGCCTATATGGTAGCCTAATGACAGTGACAGCGCTGAGTGTCCAGCGCTACCTGAAGGTGGTGTACCTGTGGAAGTACTTCCATCCCGTAGGATTAAAGAGGCTGCTAGTTCTGCTCTGGCTTGTTGCAATGATCCTGTCCATCCCTGCTTTGGTGCATCGACAGTTGACCCCAGACCAGAACTGGACACACTGCGAGTCTAGTTACTCTTCCCCGGCCCAGCAGGAGGCCGTGCTGCTGACAGAGACCCTGATGggatttctttgctgttttgtcATGGCATTTTCATACATTGGCCTTCAGAGAAAAGTGAACCAGGCCGCTTTCTTCAACAACCCACAGACCACCCAGCTGATTACAAGTATCATCGTGTCCTTTTTTGTTCTATGGATGCCAAATCATATCACAAATGTGCTTGGTGTGGCTGCTATTTCTCTCAAAGACAAGGGCCTGTTGAAGTTTTACATGGACAGCTCGAACATTGCTGGAGCACTGGTATTTGTGAATAGCTGCCTGAATCCACTCCTTTATGCATTTGCATTTAGAAGCAAGTGCACTGTGTGCCAGAAAGGAGAACATTAG
- the LOC117961150 gene encoding serine protease 23-like yields the protein MELNHFLCLLLCAAVLTVSGVFGEDETSEANRWARQSLPVLLDTHTEPLDTPLFRGQQEDEERGATRTLCGIECQSSLPPMDQTEQERILGYETVYENGTRTHTDVSLQAFNKTSAGTPAHSSARTRRKRQVYGADGRFVISDSHFITNYPFSTAVRLSTGCSGVLISRKHVLTAAQCIHDGRDYLGSARKLRVGVLQLKTKSRRGGRRRGGRRMAGRKEEGEEPVREEGEEQNGVDRDVLTVRKGGKGRRRRGRKEGEEGVAELERGGNQRSLSRIQRSAEPRKQPVFRWTRVKQTRIPQGWIQTKTSTNSVSADYDYALLELKRPLKQKYMELGVVPSATPLARIHFSGYDADKSLLVGRGNEKVIYRFCSVANKSDDLMYQRCDAQPGATGAGVYVRLREEVGGEGRKGKWQRRVIGVFTGHQWVEVEGGEQRDFNVAVRITPAKYAQICHWIHGDPSFCKEF from the coding sequence ATGGAACTCAATCATTTCCTGTGTCTGCTGCTCTGTGCAGCAGTACTGACAGTTTCTGGAGTTTTTGGTGAAGATGAGACCAGCGAGGCGAACAGGTGGGCCAGGCAGAGCCTCCCGGTgctgctggacacacacacggagccTTTAGACACCCCTTTGTTCAGAGGGCAGcaggaggatgaggagagaggagcGACAAGGACACTCTGTGGAATAGAGTGTCAAAGCAGCCTACCACCTATGGACCAGACTGAGCAAGAGAGGATTCTGGGATATGAGACAGTGTATGAGAATggcactcgcacacacacagatgtcagtTTGCAGGCTTTCAACAAGACGTCTGCAGGAACACCAGCCCACTCATCAGCTCGCACTCGCAGGAAACGGCAGGTTTATGGAGCAGATGGACGCTTTGTGATCTCTGACTCGCATTTCATCACCAACTATCCTTTCTCTACCGCTGTTCGTCTCTCCACTGGCTGCTCTGGAGTCCTGATATCCCGGAAACACGTGCTAACAGCGGCACAATGCATCCATGATGGAAGGGACTACCTAGGGAGTGCCAGAAAGCTTAGAGTGGGGGTGTTGCAGCTTAAGACTAAAAGTAGAAGAGGGGgtaggaggagaggagggcgGCGGATGGCTGGGAggaaggaagagggggaggagccAGTAAGGGAGGAAGGTGAGGAGCAGAATGGTGTAGATAGAGATGTTCTGACAGTGAGAAAGGGAGGCAAAGGCAGGAGGCGCAGGGGAAGAAAAGAGGGTGAGGAGGGTGTAGCAGAGttggagagaggagggaatCAAAGAAGTCTCAGCCGTATACAACGTAGTGCTGAACCCAGGAAGCAGCCCGTCTTCCGTTGGACACGAGTCAAACAAACCAGAATCCCTCAAGGATGGATCCAAACCAAGACCTCCACCAACTCTGTGTCCGCTGACTATGATTACGCTCTCCTGGAGCTGAAACGGCCCCTTAAACAGAAGTACATGGAGCTGGGAGTGGTGCCCTCTGCCACCCCACTGGCACGGATCCACTTCTCAGGCTATGACGCCGACAAAAGCCTGCTGGTCGGGCGTGGAAATGAGAAGGTGATTTACCGGTTTTGCTCGGTGGCAAACAAGTCTGACGATTTGATGTACCAGCGCTGTGACGCGCAGCCGGGCGCCACGGGAGCGGGCGTTTACGTTCGTCTGAGAGAGGAAGTAGGAGGGGAAGGCAGGAAAGGGAAGTGGCAGCGGAGGGTGATCGGGGTGTTTACAGGCCATCAgtgggtggaggtggagggaggtGAGCAGAGGgactttaatgttgcagtgAGGATTACTCCGGCCAAATATGCCCAGATCTGTCACTGGATCCATGGAGATCCAAGTTTCTGCAAAGAGTTTTGA